The DNA window GCATCGCGGGACGGCTCGGCCCCAGCTGGGTCAGCCCGTCCGCGCGGACGGGCTCGGCACCGGCGAGCAGCGCGCCGACCTCGTAGGTCGGGTACGCCAGCTCGGGAATGACCACCTGGTCGCCGGGCCCGGCGCCGAGCAGGCGCGGCAGCCAGGCGACGAGTTCCTTCGACCCGATGGTCGGGAGCACCGCATCCGGGTCGATCCCGTCGATCCCGTGCCTGCGGCGCAGCGCGTCGATCGCGGCGCTGCGCAGCGCCGGGGTGCCGTGCGTCGCCGGGTAGCCGGGGATGTCCGACACCGACGCCAGCGCGTCGCGGATGCTCGCCGGCACCGGGTCGACGGGCGTGCCGATCGAGAGGTCGACCACCCCGCCGGGGTGCGACCTCGCCTTTTCGCCGTACTCGGTCAGCGCGTCCCACGGGAAGTCGGGAAGCGCGGAGGCACCGCGTGCCGCTCGGCTCATTCGCCCTGCGGCGCGAGTGCCTTGATCCAGTCGGGGTCGTCGCTGACCTTGCCGACCTTGGACGCCCCGCCGGGGGAACCGAGCTTGTCGAAGAAGTCCACGTTGGCCTTGGTGTAGTCGGCCCAGTCGTCGGGGACGTCGTCCTCGTAGTAGATGGCCTCGACCGGGCACACCGGCTCGCAGGCGCCGCAGTCGACGCACTCGTCGGGGTGGATGTAGAGCATCCGGTCGCCCTCGTAGATGCAGTCGACGGGGCACTCGTCGATGCAAGCCTTGTCGAGCACATCGACGCAGGGCTCGGCGATCACATAGGTCACTGCGCTCTCCTGCTGTTCCTCAAGTCCGTCACTCCTTGGCGCCCGGCCGACATTACGCGGCCACGGGCGTCCCTTCCCTGGTGAGGCAACCCTTAGCGGCCGGAACACCCGGTCCCGGCATACCCCCGGTATGGCGACGTTACCGCGATTTGCGGCCCCGTGGCGGCGGCGTCCTGCTGTCGCCGGTGACCACGAACTTCGGCTTCGGCTTCTCGGCCTCGTCCTCGCTCTTCTTGCTCCCGACCGCACGGTTGAAGCCGTCCGCGATCTCCTTGACGAGGTCGTCGTTGTGCCGGTCGTCCTTGCGCGCGATGCTCATCCGACCCTCCCTGGTCCTTCGCGGGCTCCTCGTCACAATCTAACGCGTGATGACCAGCGAGGCGCTCGAATCCGCGTGCGCGGCCGCATGGCGGGCAGCGGTCGAAGCCCGGCTCGGCGGCTGGCTGCTGCGCTGGGCGGACGGGTTCACCGGGCGCGCGAACAGCGCGCTCGCGGTCGGCGATCCCGGGATGCCGGTACCGGAAGCGTTGCGCGCGGTATGTGAGTTCAGCCACTCCCACCGGATTCCGCCGGTCGTCCAGGCCGTACACGGCAGCGAGAACGAAGCGGCGATCGCGGCGGCGGGCTGGGTCGAACACAGCACGCACCCGGCCGGTCACGAAGTGTCGGTGCTGCTCGGTGCCGCGGGATCCGCGGCGGGCGGCGCCGAAATACTGACGGAACCCGTCGGCGAGTGGTGGGAGCTGTGCGCGGGGACCGCGGAGCCGTCGGAAGCGCAGCGGTACGTCCTGACCACCGGCGACGTGGGCTACGGCGTCGTGCGCGCCGGAGCCGAGGTGGCAGGCGCGGTGCGCGCCGCGGTCGTCGGCGACCTGCTGCACGTATCCAGGCTCGCGGTGCGCCCCTCCTTTCGGCGACGCGGGTTCGCGGTGGCCCTCATGAGCGCTGCCGGGCGGTGGGCGGCGGGCCGCGACTGCGTCTTGCAGGTTTCGGTAAGGAACGCGGCCGCGCTCGCGTTGTACGGACGGCTCGGGTTCACCGAGCACCACCGGTACCGGTACTGGGTGCCACCACAGACCACGTGCGAGGATCCGAAGTCGTGAAAATCGTTGTAGTCGTCGGCGGGGTGGGCGGCGCCCGCTTCCTGCTCGGCGTGAAAGCCGCACTCGGCATGCCCGCGATCGGGGCCGCACCCGATTCGCCGCACGAGATCACCGCCGTGGTCAACACCGGCGACGACGTGTGGATGCACGGGCTCCGGATCTGTCCCGACCTCGACACCTGCATGTACACCCTCGGCGGCGGGATCGACACCGCCCGCGGCTGGGGCCACGCGGGCGAGACGTGGACGGTCAAGGAGGAGCTCGCCGCCTACGGTGCCGAGCCGAGCTGGTTCGGGCTCGGCGACAAGGACATCGCCACGCACCTAATCCGCACGCGCATGCTGCGCGCGGGCTACCCGTTGTCGGCGGTGACCGAGGCGCTGTGCGACCGGTGGCAGCCGGGCGTGCGGCTGCTGCCGATGTCGGACGACCGGGTGGAAACCCACGTCGTGGTCGACGACCCCGAGCAGCCGGATCAGGAGAAGGCGCTGCACTTCCAGGAGTGGTGGGTCCGCTACCGCGCCGAGCTGCCCGCGCGCTCGATCGTGCCGATCGGCGCCGACGAATCGGCACCGGGACCCGGCGTGGTGGACGCGATCACGCAGGCCGACGCGGTGCTGCTCGCGCCGTCGAACCCGGTGGTCTCGGTCGGCACCGTGCTCTCGGTGCCCGGCGTGCGCGAAGCGCTGCGCAAGACCGCGGGCGGCGTCGTCGGCATCTCCCCCATCATCGGCGGGAAACCGTTGCGCGGCATGGCAGACGCGTGCCTCACCGCGATCGGGGTGGAGACCTCGGCGGAGGCCGTCGGGCGGCACTACGGCGCGCGGCAGACCACCGCGGACGGCGTGCTCGACGGCTGGCTCGTGCAGTCCGGCGAGTCCGCCGACGTGCCGGGCGTCGCGGTGCGCGCGGTACCCCTTCTCATGTCCGATGTGGACGCCACCGCGGCCATGGCAAGGGCCGCACTCGAACTGTCCGGAGTGGACGTTGCCTGAACAGACCCCGCTGTCCGACCACGCGGCACCCCGTATCGAGATCCTGCCGGTCGAAGGCCTGCCGGAGTTCCGGCCGGGCGCCGACCTGACCGGGGCGATCGCCTCGGCCGCGCCGTGGCTGCGCTCCGGTGACGTGCTGGTGGTGACCAGCAAGATCGTCTCCAAGGCCGAGGGCAGGCTCGTCACCGTGCCGGAAGACCCCGAAGCGCGCGACGCCGCACGCCGCAAGCTCGTCGAGGAAGAAGCGGTCAGGGTGATCGCCAGGATCGCGCGGACGATGATCACCGAAAACCGGCTCGGCATCGTGCAGGCCGCGTCCGGTGTGGACGCGTCCAATGTGGCCGGGAACGAGGTGGCGCTGCTGCCAGCCGACCCGGACGCGAGCGCGCTGGCGCTGCGCAACGGGTTGCGCGAGCGGCTCGGCGTGGAGATCGCGGTCGTGGTCACCGACACCATGGGCAGGGCGTGGCGGATCGGGCAGACCGACGCCGCGATCGGGGCCAGCGGGCTGCGGGTGCTGCACGCCTACGCGGGCGCGGTGGACGAGCAGGGCAACGAGCTCGCGGTGACCGAGGTGGCGATCGCCGACGAGCTGGCCGCCGCGGCAGATCTGGTGAAGGGCAAGCTCGGCGGTACCCCGGTGGCCGTGGTGCGCGGGTTCGACATCGTCGACGACGGTTCGACCGCGCGGAAGCTGGTGCGCCCGGTCGAAGAGGACCTGTTCCGGCTCGGCACGAACGAGGCACTGGCGCAGGGCAGGCGCGAGGCGGTGCTCACCCGCCGCTCGGTGCGCGCGTTCAGCGAGTCCGAAGTGGACCCCGAGACGATGCGCCGCGCGATCGGCGCGGCGCTCACCGCGCCCGCACCGCACCACACGCGCCCGGTCCGGTTCGTCTGGCTGCGCGATCCCGCGAAGCGGAAGGCGCTGCTGACCGCGATGCGGGAGTCGTGGCGCGCCGACCTCTCCGGTGACGAGTTCACCGAGGAGCAGATCGAAAAACGGCTCAGCAGGGGCGATATCCTCTTCGACGCGCCGGAGGTGGTGATCCCGTTCCTGGTCCCCGAGGGCGCGCACACCTACCCCGACGTGCGGCGCAACGCTTGCGAGCACACGATGTTCACCGTCGCCGCGGGTGCCGCCGTGCAGGGCCTGCTGGTGGCGCTCGCCGCCGAGGGCGTCGGCTCGTGCTGGATCGGCTCGACGATCTTCGCCGCGGACCTGGTGCGCGAGCAGCTCGGCCTCGGCGCGGACTGGGAACCGCTCGGCGCCGTCGCGATCGGACACCCCGTCGACGGCCCGCCCGCGCTCCGCGGTCCGCGCGAGCTGGCGGAAGGACTGGTGGAGCTGTGACCCTCCGCGAAGACGCACTGTCCACTTTGGC is part of the Amycolatopsis sp. CA-230715 genome and encodes:
- a CDS encoding coenzyme F420-0:L-glutamate ligase, whose amino-acid sequence is MSDHAAPRIEILPVEGLPEFRPGADLTGAIASAAPWLRSGDVLVVTSKIVSKAEGRLVTVPEDPEARDAARRKLVEEEAVRVIARIARTMITENRLGIVQAASGVDASNVAGNEVALLPADPDASALALRNGLRERLGVEIAVVVTDTMGRAWRIGQTDAAIGASGLRVLHAYAGAVDEQGNELAVTEVAIADELAAAADLVKGKLGGTPVAVVRGFDIVDDGSTARKLVRPVEEDLFRLGTNEALAQGRREAVLTRRSVRAFSESEVDPETMRRAIGAALTAPAPHHTRPVRFVWLRDPAKRKALLTAMRESWRADLSGDEFTEEQIEKRLSRGDILFDAPEVVIPFLVPEGAHTYPDVRRNACEHTMFTVAAGAAVQGLLVALAAEGVGSCWIGSTIFAADLVREQLGLGADWEPLGAVAIGHPVDGPPALRGPRELAEGLVEL
- a CDS encoding GNAT family N-acetyltransferase; this encodes MTSEALESACAAAWRAAVEARLGGWLLRWADGFTGRANSALAVGDPGMPVPEALRAVCEFSHSHRIPPVVQAVHGSENEAAIAAAGWVEHSTHPAGHEVSVLLGAAGSAAGGAEILTEPVGEWWELCAGTAEPSEAQRYVLTTGDVGYGVVRAGAEVAGAVRAAVVGDLLHVSRLAVRPSFRRRGFAVALMSAAGRWAAGRDCVLQVSVRNAAALALYGRLGFTEHHRYRYWVPPQTTCEDPKS
- the fdxA gene encoding ferredoxin, translating into MTYVIAEPCVDVLDKACIDECPVDCIYEGDRMLYIHPDECVDCGACEPVCPVEAIYYEDDVPDDWADYTKANVDFFDKLGSPGGASKVGKVSDDPDWIKALAPQGE
- the cofD gene encoding 2-phospho-L-lactate transferase; protein product: MKIVVVVGGVGGARFLLGVKAALGMPAIGAAPDSPHEITAVVNTGDDVWMHGLRICPDLDTCMYTLGGGIDTARGWGHAGETWTVKEELAAYGAEPSWFGLGDKDIATHLIRTRMLRAGYPLSAVTEALCDRWQPGVRLLPMSDDRVETHVVVDDPEQPDQEKALHFQEWWVRYRAELPARSIVPIGADESAPGPGVVDAITQADAVLLAPSNPVVSVGTVLSVPGVREALRKTAGGVVGISPIIGGKPLRGMADACLTAIGVETSAEAVGRHYGARQTTADGVLDGWLVQSGESADVPGVAVRAVPLLMSDVDATAAMARAALELSGVDVA